The genomic DNA AGAATACCGCAAGGTCGAATGGACATACTTTCCCCTTTGTGAATTGACTTGGCCCTTACGTCATTGATGAGTGTGAGGATCATGGACATCTTCATTTCCGAAGCCTTGAGGGGGGAGAAATGCACAGTTGTCCGAATTCACATGATTGAAAAACCTACTCCTCGTTTTTGTGAAGGATGACGTCAAAATCGATTGGCAACAGAAAAACGTGAAATTTTGTGAAATATTGCCCAGCGTGTGCTGTGATTTATTTTGCAAATGAATTGTTTAAATTATCTCGCTTTTCACGATAAGTTTTTTTACCAGTGATTTTGCCAACAAAAAAGAGAGCCTTCGAACAAGTCGAAGACTCTCTTTGGGAAGATGGTTGAGAATTGAAAACTATTCTTCCACGTACATCAGTTTTGCTGAGGGGACGAAGGAGGCAATTTTGTGGAATGCTGCTTCGACATCAGCTGTCATATCATTGACGCTCACTCCTCCTGGGATATCAATGAAGTGTCCTTTGCCGATGTGAGCAATCGCTCGCATCAGGTCTCGGTCGGCATCAATACCCACAGCCATCGTGTGGATGGTGTAGTCGGACTCAACTGCCTGGTAGGCCAAGCGGAGTACGTACCGCTTCTGGCTGCTTGATGTTGAGTAGTCAGCGTTCCCGTCTCCGTCGTAGTCGAGCATTTCATCCCAGTTCCAACCGCTTGGCAAGGATGTGTCTTCTCCTGAGTCGATGGTGTTTGTGTTTCCATCGGTCATCAGAAGGATCGTCGGTCGAGCACCATCACGTTTGGCATCGTCAAGCAGCGAGATCGCGTCCTTCAGTCCACCACCCATATTCGTCGCATAGGAATAATGGGCAGCTTGTCGATACGCCATCAGGTCTTTCAATGCGGGATAATTATGTGTGATTGGATCGTGTCGGATATCGACAATTGGAATCTCGGGGTCGGGATCATTGAGATAGTCTTCGCGACGATGGTTTGTGTCGTAGCTGACCATTCCGAGTTGATCACCAAAACCGAGTTTGTCGAGAAAATTGCAGAACAGGAAGTGTCCTTCTTTGATTGCATGGAAAGGGTAATGACGTGTTTTCCACAAATCTGGTGTTTCCCAGTGTCCCGATTGGTGTCGCAGAGTGTAGTCAGTCCAAGTCAGACCGCCATACATTTCCCGGTATCCATTCGCAGCCAGTTCAGAGCCATTGCGGCAGTGGTTGATGAAACTATCCCAACTTCCACCCGGATAAGGATAGGAACCGGTGAGCCCGAAGGCTTCCTTCACCGCTGCGTTGGTGTCGTCGTATCGTTCGACAACATTAGGGTTTTCCCCGTCTGGAGCATCGAAGTAATACCAGAATGAGCGACCATCCAGGACTTCGACGTACACGTAATCAATGGTCTTGGTCGATGTGTACTCATATGTCAGCGGCCCTCCGTTTCCAAACGAGATATAGTCGTCCGTGTCGTCCGTAAAGCCGACGTACAATTCCCGGATTGGGTCGGGAGAGTTCGTGGTCGCGGAGAGGCGATCATTAGGGAAGGTGACATCGATTCCGGAATTCGAAACAACAAAATCTCCGGGAGGCCCTTCTGAAGTGATCCAAACAGTTGCAATGTCTTTCGATCCGTCCAGGTTTGCTGTTTGCCCGCTGAGGTCATTGAAAGTACGTTCGCCGCCATCGGTGTAGCGAATTTTGACTTTCCGCAATGTACTTGATGTCGTCACAGTGCAGTCATCGTACTTGAAGGTGACTCCGGTCGTGGTGCCATTCGACGTTCTTCCCAACGAAAGGTATTGCGGGGAAAATGCCATGTTTCCTAGAGAAATACCGAGGTCTGACCAAACGAGACCGAGGTTGCTCTCAATTTGAGATTTACTCAAGTGAGCCGCTGCTTCATCGTTGAAGTAACTGTCGAAGTTCATGGATCGAGAGAAGTCATGGACGACAACGATATCGCGGGCTTCGACATAGGCGATTGCTTCAGCCTGGAGCTTCGCGTATTTGTCTCCTGTCACACCCGCGAAGAATAATGCGAGCTTCCCATCCGGGGCAGTGGAGTCCTCGTTGTTTCGACGAGCGACGACTTTCACAACATTCGAAGGATGGACACCCCAGTTCACTTCATATTGACCGGTCTCTTCGTTGAGCATCCGGGCTCCAAAAATGACATCGACTTCTTTATTGATGTAGGTCTCGTTCAGTTCCGCAATCTGTCGAGCCACTTCTCGGGCAGCTTCTTCGGCATAGAGAGTGATGTTTTCGACATCCTCAGGAGCCGTTTTAATTGCTTCTGTGATTTCCTGAGCAGCAGCGATGGCAGCGGAATCGACAGCGTTTTGCAGCTGAGTTTTGGTTAAAACGAGATAACCAATGTCGATTGCCAGCGAAACGAATGCAAAGCAGGCGACAAGGCAGAAAGCTGTCAGGACAATGAATGCCCCGCGTCGCGGGGGCGGGTCATCCTCCTTTCGAGATGCGGTTCGTAGAAACCTGGCTCGATGTACAACCGCGCGAAGGGGGTGGGCGCGTAACCACCATTGAGGACTTTTCATAGAGTCAGCCTTTGTTGAGTGCTGACCCGAAAACTTGCATGCGTTTTCTCAGGGGACGAGAAGTTTCCTGATGGCATTTGTTTTCGGATCGGTACGAACAATCTTTCGGTAGCCAGGCTGTCTTGCCTCAATTGCAAGATCCACGGCTTTGCGTCCCCGCTTCACAACGGGTTTGCCATTTCGGGAGTTCGCACAAGTCTGAATCTGTGCGTCATCCAACCGTCAAAAACATATCTCTGTAACAGTCACATTCCTGATTAAATGAATTGAATTCGAGAAAATGTCAAAAAAAGAAAAACATTTCTTGCACGTATTGGAAAATTATTTTGCAAACCAAAACTTGAGAAACACCGGAATTTTATTTTGCTTAGCCTCAACACGCTTCGCTGCGTGTTCAAGATGGATTACGATGCCTGATAACGGCTCATTTACGTTGCTAAAAACCACCATTGTTGCTGGGAAACACCATGCTTTGGGAAATTGAGATGACGCCCCTCGGAAGTGAAGTTGACCGCGAAGGTCAGCTTGCTTTGGTGGAATGTCAACTTCGAAATCTGAATTCCATTCGTCAAATCCGAACGGCTCGCTCGTACCTCATCGAAGGAAAACTGGACGAAACCAGCGCTGCCCAAGCTGCGAGTTTGCTCAGCGATGCTGTTGTCGAACAAGCGGTCATTCGCAAACTTCCTGATCCGACAGACCCCAAACAGGGCGGCGAACGGCTTTTCAACGTCCTCTTCAAGCCCGGAGTGACAGATAACGTCGGCCGGACAGCATTAGACGCCCTCAAAAACCTCGGTGTTCAAGCGGAAGGTGTTGCGACCTGTCGAAAATACTGGATCAATGGCGATTCCGATGCTGCTGAAGTGGAACGCTTCACGACTCGAGTTTTATCGAACGATTCCATTGAGCGTGTTCTCGATGGACCGCTTCAACTCGACAGCTTGTCCGTGGGTGGTGACTATCAGTTTGAACTGAAACACGTTGCCATTCGTGAGATGGATGACGATGCGTTGATGCGTCAGAGTCGAGAAGGGCAGCTGTATCTCAGTCTCGATGAAATGCAGACAATCCGCGCCAAGTTTCAAGAGCTTGACCGCGACCCGACCGACATCGAACTGGAAACGATCGCTCAGACATGGAGCGAGCATTGTTCTCACAAAACTCTCGCAGGCCGAATTGCCTATGTCGATGAGAATGGCGAGAAGCGTTTTGAGAACATGTTGAAGGAGACAGTCTTCGCAGCGACCCAAACCATTCGTAAGAACTTAGGTGCGGATGATTGGTGTGTCAGCGTTTTCAAAGATAACGCCGGGATTGTCTTCTTTGACGACAAGCAAGATGTTTGCATTAAAGTCGAGACACATAACCATCCAAGTGCACTGGAGCCCTATGGTGGTGCCAACACCGGATTGGGAGGAGTCATTCGTGACCCTCTCGGGACAGGGATGGGAGCACGCCCGGTTTGTAACACCGATGTTTTCTGTTTCGCTCCTCCCGATACTCCCTTCGATCACCTTCCACCAGGAGTGTTGCATCCGCGGACAGTGATGCACGGCGTCGTTGCAGGAGTGAGAGACTACGGAAACCGGATGGGAATCCCGACCGTCAACGGTGCGGTTTACTTCGATGAACGCTATCTCGGAAACCCACTCGTTTATTGTGGGAACATCGCGATGATTCCCAAAGGAATGAGCGAAAAAGAAGTGATCCCCGGTGACTACATCGTTTCTATCGGCGGACGAACCGGTCGCGATGGAATTCACGGAGCGACCTTCTCCTCTGCTGAACTGACGCACGAAAGTGAAGATCTTTCCGGCGGGGCTGTTCAAATTGGAAACCCCATCACCGAGAAGATGGTTCAGGATGTCCTGTTAGATGCTCGGGATCAGGGACTTTTCAATGCTGTCACCGATTGTGGAGCTGGCGGATTCAGTAGTGCCGTTGGCGAAATGGGCGAAGAGACCGGAGCGGAAGTCTGGCTCGAAAAGGCCCCTTTGAAATACAGCGGACTCTCTTATACCGAGATCTGGATCAGCGAAGCTCAAGAGCGTATGGTCTTGTCGGTTCCGGAGCACAACTGGCAGGCGTTTCACGATTTGTGTGCCTCTGAAGGTGTTGAGGCGAGCATCTTAGGACGCTTCACCGATACGAAAGATCTTGTCCTCAAGTACGAAGACAAAGTCGTCGGGCATCTCCCCATGTCGTTGTTGCACGATGGTCGTCCACCGGTCGTGCGAGAGGCGAGGTATCAACCTCCGGAAGAAACGCAGACCGATTTCACAGGACTGGATTTTCAACATGGTGACGTGTTGAAGAAAATTCTGGGGTCTTGGAACATCTGCTCGAAGGAATCGATCATTCGGCAATACGACCACGAGGTTCAGGCGGGCAGCGTCGTCAAACCGTTGGTCGGGGTTGCGAACGATGGCCCTTCGGATGCCGCTGTTGTTCGGCCTGATCTGACCACGCAACGAGGACTCGTTATCTCGTGCGGGATGAATCCCTTCCTGGGTGACTGTGATCCATATTGGATGGCTGCTTCTGCGATTGATGAAGCGTTCCGAAATTGTGTTGCTGTCGGGGCCGATCCGAATCGCATCGCCATTCTCGACAACTTCTGTTGGGGCAACACCGAACGACCGGAAACTCTCGGTTCACTTGTTCGAGCGGCACTCGCCTGCCACGACGTTGCCATTGCGTATTCGGCTCCGTTTGTCAGTGGGAAAGATTCGCTCAACAACGAATTCAGCTACGAAGATGAAGGCAACCAGAAGACGATTTCGATTCCGTCCTCGCTGCTTATCACAGCTTTGGGGCAAGTGGAAAACATCGAGCAGTGCATCACCATGGACCTGAAAGCATCCGGAAACGTCCTGCTTCTGGTTGGTGAAACTCAAGATGAAATTGGTGGTTCTCACTTCAATGTCGTCACTGGAAATCAAAACGGAATTGTTCCGAAGGTCGATCTTGAAACGGCTCCGAAAGTTTTTGCTGCCGTTCATCATTGCGTGACCGCTGGAGCCATTCGAAGTTGCCACGATGTCAGTGAAGGTGGCGTTGCGGTTTCCGTTGCAGAGATGGCCTTCGCTGGAGGACTGGGCGTCGATGTCAAACTCGACAGTTCTGGAGATGAGGCGACCATCGCACTCTTCTCAGAAAGTAACACTCGCTTCGTGATCGAAGTCGCCGAAGAAAACGTTGCCAAGATCAATCAGGCATTCACGGATCGTGGGCTACCAACGCCAACGCATCTGGGAACTGTGACTGATTCCTCCGCAGTCATCGTAAAAGACTCCGCAGGCAACACTCTCATCGACGAGAAAATCGACGAACTCAAAGCGATCTGGCAGCGACCGCTGGCAGAATTTTAATCCCGCTGCTCATTTGAGTGAGCTGTATGAGAATTGATCAGCGCTCGTCTCTCGCACTCAAAGTGCCGAGCGACGGGCACTGATTTCGTACCGCTCGCTTTGCTGGGGACTCGCTGACTGACAATTGGAATCCGAACATGCTCAAAGTCCAGTCCGTTCGATTTAATCGACATGAACTGAAAACGCGATTTCCGTTCCGATACGGGATTGCCAGCATGACGGAGGTTCCGCATCTGTTTGTGAAGGTAGAGATTGATTTCGCAGGCAAACGTTCAACCGGGATGAGCGCGGACCTGCTGCCGCCAAAGTGGTTCACAAAGAACCCCGAAAGCGATTACGAGACTGAAGATCTTCCGGAAATGCTCAACGTCATTGCACATGCTGCGAAGTGTGCAATGGAGATCGATTCGGTCCCTTCGTTTTTCGAGTGGTGGCAACAGCTTTATGCTTCACAAAATAGCTGGGCGAAAGAGCAGGGGATTGCTCCTCTTCTGGCAAATTTTGGCGTCAGTCTGATCGAACGTGCTGTCATTGATGCGGTCTGTCGCGCTACCGAGTTGACACTGCATCAACTGCTGATTTCAAACCGTCTGGAAATCGATTTAGCAGCAATTCGGCCTGAGTTGCAGGGACTCTCTCCACGCGACATAGTTGCCGATGAACCCTCAAAAACGATTCAGCTCCGGCATACTATCGGAATGGGCGATCCACTGACGGACTCCGAAATCCTCGATGATGATCGTGTCGACGATGGTCTGCCGCACTCACTCGTCGCCGCCCTGCGCTGCTACGGTCTTAGCTCTTTCAAGATCAAACTCTCCGGGAATCGCGAGCAAGATCGAGAGCGACTGCTGGCGATCGCATCAATTCTTCAAGACGAGTTGAGAGGTCCATTTCAGTTCACGATGGACGGAAACGAGAACTATCGAGACATCAATCATTTTCGTGATGACTACGAATTTCATTTGAGCGACTCGCGTCTTTCGACGTTCTTTCAGCAAGGGCTTTTGTTTGTCGAGCAACCGCTTCATCGTGATTGGTCACTCAATGAAGATGTACAGGCAGCGCTCCAGAATTGGACCGATGCTCCTCCAATGATTATTGATGAATCGGACGCCGATCTCAGCAGCTTGCCGACCGCGTTGAGACTGGGTTACTCAGGAGCCAGTCACAAAAATTGCAAAGGGATCACGAAAGGATTGTTGAACGCTGCCACGATTCACAAGGCGAAGCTTGAGGGACGGTGTGCGATTTTATCGGGAGAAGATTTGGCGAATCTTGGACCGGTCGCTTTATTGCAGGACCTTACGATGGCAGCGTGTCTGGGGATTGAACACGTGGAACGAAATGGACATCACTATTTCGCCGGCCTCAGCATCTTTCCGAGACAACTCCAGGAACAATCGCTGAGAAATCATGCAGATCTCTTTCATCAAATAGAATCTGGTCTAATCGCAGTTCACCCACAAGCGGGGCATCTCGAGATTGACTCGCTACTGAAATCGCCGTTTGGAATGCTTGAGCATCCGGATCTTTCTTTGCTCACAGAATGGTCTCAGAACGCTATCGATGATGATTCAGCCTGATTTCATGTTGTGGAGATCAACTGTTGACACCTCGATATCAACACCCGCCAACCTGTTCGATAAGACTGGTGTGTGAGACGGTTGGATTATGGATTCTTTGTGTTTAAATCGGATCTCTTGCTGAAGATT from Thalassoglobus polymorphus includes the following:
- a CDS encoding enolase-like domain-containing protein, coding for MLKVQSVRFNRHELKTRFPFRYGIASMTEVPHLFVKVEIDFAGKRSTGMSADLLPPKWFTKNPESDYETEDLPEMLNVIAHAAKCAMEIDSVPSFFEWWQQLYASQNSWAKEQGIAPLLANFGVSLIERAVIDAVCRATELTLHQLLISNRLEIDLAAIRPELQGLSPRDIVADEPSKTIQLRHTIGMGDPLTDSEILDDDRVDDGLPHSLVAALRCYGLSSFKIKLSGNREQDRERLLAIASILQDELRGPFQFTMDGNENYRDINHFRDDYEFHLSDSRLSTFFQQGLLFVEQPLHRDWSLNEDVQAALQNWTDAPPMIIDESDADLSSLPTALRLGYSGASHKNCKGITKGLLNAATIHKAKLEGRCAILSGEDLANLGPVALLQDLTMAACLGIEHVERNGHHYFAGLSIFPRQLQEQSLRNHADLFHQIESGLIAVHPQAGHLEIDSLLKSPFGMLEHPDLSLLTEWSQNAIDDDSA
- a CDS encoding VWA domain-containing protein; this translates as MKSPQWWLRAHPLRAVVHRARFLRTASRKEDDPPPRRGAFIVLTAFCLVACFAFVSLAIDIGYLVLTKTQLQNAVDSAAIAAAQEITEAIKTAPEDVENITLYAEEAAREVARQIAELNETYINKEVDVIFGARMLNEETGQYEVNWGVHPSNVVKVVARRNNEDSTAPDGKLALFFAGVTGDKYAKLQAEAIAYVEARDIVVVHDFSRSMNFDSYFNDEAAAHLSKSQIESNLGLVWSDLGISLGNMAFSPQYLSLGRTSNGTTTGVTFKYDDCTVTTSSTLRKVKIRYTDGGERTFNDLSGQTANLDGSKDIATVWITSEGPPGDFVVSNSGIDVTFPNDRLSATTNSPDPIRELYVGFTDDTDDYISFGNGGPLTYEYTSTKTIDYVYVEVLDGRSFWYYFDAPDGENPNVVERYDDTNAAVKEAFGLTGSYPYPGGSWDSFINHCRNGSELAANGYREMYGGLTWTDYTLRHQSGHWETPDLWKTRHYPFHAIKEGHFLFCNFLDKLGFGDQLGMVSYDTNHRREDYLNDPDPEIPIVDIRHDPITHNYPALKDLMAYRQAAHYSYATNMGGGLKDAISLLDDAKRDGARPTILLMTDGNTNTIDSGEDTSLPSGWNWDEMLDYDGDGNADYSTSSSQKRYVLRLAYQAVESDYTIHTMAVGIDADRDLMRAIAHIGKGHFIDIPGGVSVNDMTADVEAAFHKIASFVPSAKLMYVEE
- the purL gene encoding phosphoribosylformylglycinamidine synthase subunit PurL, whose amino-acid sequence is MLWEIEMTPLGSEVDREGQLALVECQLRNLNSIRQIRTARSYLIEGKLDETSAAQAASLLSDAVVEQAVIRKLPDPTDPKQGGERLFNVLFKPGVTDNVGRTALDALKNLGVQAEGVATCRKYWINGDSDAAEVERFTTRVLSNDSIERVLDGPLQLDSLSVGGDYQFELKHVAIREMDDDALMRQSREGQLYLSLDEMQTIRAKFQELDRDPTDIELETIAQTWSEHCSHKTLAGRIAYVDENGEKRFENMLKETVFAATQTIRKNLGADDWCVSVFKDNAGIVFFDDKQDVCIKVETHNHPSALEPYGGANTGLGGVIRDPLGTGMGARPVCNTDVFCFAPPDTPFDHLPPGVLHPRTVMHGVVAGVRDYGNRMGIPTVNGAVYFDERYLGNPLVYCGNIAMIPKGMSEKEVIPGDYIVSIGGRTGRDGIHGATFSSAELTHESEDLSGGAVQIGNPITEKMVQDVLLDARDQGLFNAVTDCGAGGFSSAVGEMGEETGAEVWLEKAPLKYSGLSYTEIWISEAQERMVLSVPEHNWQAFHDLCASEGVEASILGRFTDTKDLVLKYEDKVVGHLPMSLLHDGRPPVVREARYQPPEETQTDFTGLDFQHGDVLKKILGSWNICSKESIIRQYDHEVQAGSVVKPLVGVANDGPSDAAVVRPDLTTQRGLVISCGMNPFLGDCDPYWMAASAIDEAFRNCVAVGADPNRIAILDNFCWGNTERPETLGSLVRAALACHDVAIAYSAPFVSGKDSLNNEFSYEDEGNQKTISIPSSLLITALGQVENIEQCITMDLKASGNVLLLVGETQDEIGGSHFNVVTGNQNGIVPKVDLETAPKVFAAVHHCVTAGAIRSCHDVSEGGVAVSVAEMAFAGGLGVDVKLDSSGDEATIALFSESNTRFVIEVAEENVAKINQAFTDRGLPTPTHLGTVTDSSAVIVKDSAGNTLIDEKIDELKAIWQRPLAEF